From the Leptospira sp. WS60.C2 genome, one window contains:
- a CDS encoding pyridoxal phosphate-dependent aminotransferase, with protein sequence MRRNIVHSGADALIYEIRQIVALAKQIEAMGVPITWENIGDPIQKGESIPTWMKDIVSGLVNQNKSWAYTATQGDETTRKFLAQKVNERGGAQITSEDILFFNGLGDAVAKIFGFMRREARILGPSPAYSTLSSAEAAHSGYEHLTYELNPNNDWMPDLEDIENKVKYNDSIAGILLINPDNPTGAVYPKEIMREIVKICEKYDIILICDETYAHVNYSEWGSIHLSEVIGDKVCGFALRSISKEFPWPGARCGWLEVFNRKNDPTFERYIKSLLDAKMLEVCSTTLPQLSIPLVYSHPEFLNHLKFRNQKFKKRAEKATQMLSGIPGVKVIQPKGAFYLTVLFEDNVLKSHMTLPIPNEKVKNFVAPLMDKAALDRRFVLHLLASAGICVVPLSSFCCSRNGFRVTLLEEDEAKFEWIYQTLADNMKKYLAS encoded by the coding sequence ATGAGAAGAAATATAGTCCATTCGGGTGCAGATGCACTTATTTACGAAATTCGCCAGATTGTGGCACTTGCCAAACAAATCGAAGCGATGGGTGTACCGATTACCTGGGAAAACATCGGGGATCCCATTCAAAAAGGGGAAAGTATTCCTACTTGGATGAAAGACATTGTCAGTGGACTTGTGAACCAAAATAAATCCTGGGCCTATACGGCAACCCAAGGTGATGAAACCACTCGTAAATTTTTAGCTCAAAAAGTAAATGAGAGAGGTGGTGCACAAATCACTTCGGAAGACATTTTATTTTTTAACGGCCTAGGTGATGCTGTTGCAAAAATCTTTGGTTTTATGAGAAGAGAAGCAAGGATTCTTGGACCTTCTCCCGCCTATTCCACGTTATCCTCAGCAGAAGCCGCTCACTCTGGTTACGAACATTTAACTTATGAATTAAATCCAAACAACGATTGGATGCCAGACTTGGAAGACATTGAAAACAAAGTAAAATACAATGATTCCATAGCGGGCATCCTACTTATCAATCCAGACAATCCTACCGGTGCAGTGTATCCAAAAGAGATCATGCGAGAGATTGTCAAAATTTGTGAAAAGTATGATATCATCCTCATTTGTGATGAAACGTATGCTCATGTTAATTATTCGGAATGGGGAAGTATCCATTTATCAGAAGTGATTGGCGATAAAGTTTGCGGATTTGCGCTTCGTTCCATTTCAAAAGAATTTCCATGGCCAGGTGCTCGTTGTGGATGGTTAGAAGTCTTTAATCGAAAAAATGATCCGACCTTTGAACGTTACATTAAATCATTATTAGATGCAAAAATGTTGGAAGTTTGCTCGACAACTTTGCCACAACTTTCGATTCCACTTGTATACTCCCATCCAGAATTTTTAAATCATCTAAAGTTTAGAAATCAAAAGTTCAAAAAAAGAGCAGAAAAAGCGACGCAGATGTTGTCTGGTATCCCTGGAGTCAAAGTGATCCAACCCAAAGGTGCTTTTTACTTAACAGTTCTTTTCGAAGACAATGTTTTAAAATCACATATGACCTTGCCAATCCCAAACGAAAAAGTCAAAAATTTTGTCGCACCGCTCATGGATAAAGCGGCACTTGATAGAAGATTCGTTTTGCATTTGTTAGCTTCTGCTGGGATTTGTGTGGTGCCTCTAAGTTCATTCTGTTGCAGTCGTAATGGATTTAGAGTCACTTTGCTTGAGGAAGATGAAGCAAAGTTTGAATGGATTTATCAGACTTTAGCAGATAATATGAAGAAGTACTTAGCATCGTAA
- the murI gene encoding glutamate racemase, with amino-acid sequence MNSRGRYKIGVFDSGLGGLSVLRTLWKETSNIDYIYFGDLVHAPYGQKTKEEVLELSQNVFEYLIEKDCEAVLFACNTATSAAADFLRKQHSIPIFGMEPAVKPALLENPGGKVAVFATELTLKEEKFKNLVSDLANGSAILSVPCEGLAKLIDSDQWEDAWDFLDAKIKSTQNETNVIVLGCTHYVFLKERIHYHYPQMKVYDGNLGTALHIKKILQLPDGGQENKNQLDILLNTSDSDYVHLAGRIAKTITPNHTLSLINTTIGKLHV; translated from the coding sequence ATGAATTCTCGCGGTAGATACAAAATTGGTGTGTTTGATTCAGGTTTAGGTGGACTTTCTGTTTTACGTACATTATGGAAAGAAACATCAAATATCGATTACATATATTTTGGTGATCTGGTTCATGCACCTTATGGGCAAAAAACAAAAGAAGAAGTATTAGAGCTTTCACAAAACGTTTTTGAGTATCTGATCGAAAAGGATTGTGAAGCGGTATTGTTTGCTTGTAATACTGCCACGTCTGCCGCTGCCGATTTTTTAAGAAAACAACACTCCATTCCTATTTTTGGAATGGAGCCTGCCGTTAAACCGGCGTTACTTGAAAACCCTGGTGGAAAGGTTGCTGTATTTGCAACAGAATTGACTCTCAAAGAAGAGAAGTTTAAAAATTTAGTCTCGGATCTTGCCAATGGTTCGGCAATTTTGTCGGTCCCATGTGAAGGATTGGCAAAATTAATCGATTCAGATCAGTGGGAAGACGCCTGGGATTTTTTAGATGCAAAGATAAAATCGACTCAAAATGAAACAAATGTGATTGTTTTAGGTTGTACTCATTATGTGTTTCTCAAAGAAAGAATTCATTACCATTATCCACAGATGAAAGTATACGACGGTAACCTTGGGACCGCGTTGCATATTAAAAAAATCTTACAATTACCCGATGGTGGGCAAGAGAATAAAAATCAACTCGATATCTTATTGAATACTTCTGACTCGGATTACGTCCACCTAGCAGGAAGAATTGCAAAGACCATTACTCCGAATCACACCTTATCTCTCATTAATACCACTATAGGAAAACTCCATGTCTAA
- the purM gene encoding phosphoribosylformylglycinamidine cyclo-ligase: MSNQNKVTYKDAGVDTEKGQEFVKRIKANVASTHNQNVLGGLGGFAACYDVSFLKSYQEPILLSGTDGVGTKLQLARLLGIHNTVGIDLVAMCVNDILVNGGKPLFFQDYIACGKLHLPTMESIVSGIVKGCNLANCALVGGETAEHPGVMPDEEYDLAGFVVGAVEKSKMIDGRSILPGDTIIGLASSGPHSNGFSLIRRLLLKEGKLPSSQDEIQFIRDHIFVPTNIYVKSIISLIEKVNIKGMVHITGGGFYENIPRVLPNGIGAEISSLPESYVFSKLEKDHSLDRNDMYGTFNMGIGYILVVDSRAVDTTMNELKTLGEISYVIGKTNDSGKISITV; this comes from the coding sequence ATGTCTAACCAAAATAAAGTAACATACAAAGATGCCGGAGTTGATACCGAAAAAGGACAAGAATTTGTTAAACGAATCAAAGCCAATGTTGCATCAACTCATAATCAAAATGTGCTAGGTGGTCTAGGTGGTTTTGCTGCTTGTTATGATGTTAGTTTTTTGAAATCTTACCAAGAACCAATCCTACTTTCTGGTACGGATGGTGTAGGAACGAAACTGCAATTAGCACGGTTACTTGGAATCCATAACACAGTGGGTATCGATTTGGTGGCGATGTGTGTAAATGACATCTTAGTTAATGGAGGAAAGCCATTATTTTTTCAAGATTACATTGCCTGTGGAAAACTGCACCTGCCAACAATGGAATCCATTGTCTCTGGAATTGTGAAAGGATGTAACTTAGCAAACTGTGCGTTAGTTGGTGGTGAAACGGCAGAACATCCAGGTGTGATGCCAGATGAGGAATATGATCTTGCTGGTTTTGTTGTGGGGGCTGTCGAAAAAAGTAAGATGATCGATGGTCGTTCCATTTTACCTGGTGATACGATCATTGGACTTGCTTCTTCAGGTCCACATAGTAATGGATTTTCCTTAATTCGAAGATTGCTGTTAAAGGAAGGAAAATTGCCTTCTTCTCAAGATGAGATTCAATTCATTCGGGACCATATATTTGTTCCAACGAATATTTATGTAAAATCGATCATATCTCTCATTGAAAAAGTCAACATCAAAGGGATGGTGCATATCACTGGAGGTGGTTTTTATGAAAACATCCCTCGTGTTCTCCCGAATGGAATTGGTGCTGAAATTTCCTCTCTGCCTGAGTCTTATGTATTTTCTAAATTAGAAAAAGATCATTCCTTGGATCGAAATGATATGTATGGAACATTCAATATGGGAATCGGTTATATTCTCGTTGTGGATTCCCGTGCGGTTGATACCACTATGAATGAACTAAAAACACTAGGAGAAATATCCTACGTTATTGGTAAAACCAATGACTCTGGAAAAATTTCGATTACTGTTTGA
- a CDS encoding PP2C family protein-serine/threonine phosphatase, protein MTRSFSIYFQEIFHKPTKQEWDILKLAEPRFEKEYTFAVFLTHFIFYSLLLIPPFDEIRWEILPYLLGVTIIRFVLLLQFYTKSITLDKVIYVSGFFADGLVYLVFLKGIQSIPSIGNFYLLNSYLMSFIIPILLYSTRLNPLGCVYSGAYFTIFHLYYIYNLPAEIFEQTSFFSKYFLLLVYWGSSVLGVLFVLNKRKETTDVYSLSEEKRFMRQELELAKRVQDALFPGNVKIPNLTFTFYRKSPNVIGGDFFDFVQLREGNVGVFLTDVAGHGISSAMVASIMKVLVSTIPYRYKTAPARLMDYLDDRLVQDLNKYHASAIYLFFDFIEKKLTIGNAGHPYLILAKKGEEFHELETQGAILGFNIKIPPISEITLPITKGDRFFIYTDGLIESMDHDGNSLGTEGLLDLLNRHRHSENIKDLEKNLLHELKTKFGLDTFSDDTMFLILEVEE, encoded by the coding sequence TTGACACGTTCGTTTTCTATTTATTTTCAAGAAATTTTTCATAAACCAACAAAACAAGAGTGGGATATTCTTAAACTTGCGGAACCTCGTTTTGAAAAAGAATATACCTTCGCTGTTTTTTTAACTCATTTTATTTTTTATAGCCTTCTCCTCATTCCTCCCTTTGATGAAATTCGATGGGAAATCCTTCCCTACCTACTTGGCGTTACCATCATTCGTTTCGTCTTGTTGCTGCAGTTTTATACGAAATCAATCACCCTTGACAAAGTAATTTATGTGAGCGGATTTTTTGCAGACGGTTTAGTTTATTTAGTCTTCTTAAAAGGAATTCAATCGATACCATCCATCGGAAATTTTTATCTCTTAAACTCTTATCTTATGTCTTTTATCATTCCGATTTTATTATATAGCACAAGATTGAATCCTCTGGGTTGTGTATACAGCGGAGCTTATTTTACAATCTTTCATTTGTACTATATCTATAACCTACCAGCAGAGATATTTGAACAAACCTCTTTCTTTAGTAAGTATTTTCTGTTGCTTGTGTATTGGGGAAGTTCGGTATTAGGCGTTCTATTTGTATTGAACAAACGAAAAGAGACAACAGATGTGTACAGTTTGTCCGAAGAAAAACGGTTTATGCGTCAGGAATTGGAACTTGCCAAACGAGTTCAAGATGCCCTTTTCCCAGGGAATGTAAAAATACCCAACTTAACATTTACCTTTTATCGCAAAAGTCCCAATGTGATTGGAGGTGACTTTTTTGATTTTGTGCAGTTGAGGGAAGGGAATGTTGGTGTTTTTTTAACGGACGTGGCAGGGCATGGAATCTCCTCTGCGATGGTTGCCTCCATTATGAAGGTACTTGTCTCGACAATTCCATATCGATATAAAACGGCGCCAGCACGATTGATGGATTATTTGGACGATCGTTTGGTACAAGATTTAAATAAGTACCATGCTTCCGCCATTTACCTATTTTTTGATTTCATAGAAAAAAAGCTCACAATTGGAAACGCAGGTCATCCGTATCTGATATTGGCAAAAAAAGGGGAAGAGTTTCATGAATTGGAAACCCAAGGTGCCATTCTAGGGTTCAATATTAAAATTCCTCCCATTTCTGAAATCACTCTTCCGATTACGAAAGGAGATCGTTTTTTTATCTATACAGATGGACTCATTGAGTCGATGGATCACGATGGGAATTCCTTGGGAACGGAGGGATTGCTTGATTTATTAAACCGCCATCGACATAGTGAAAACATCAAAGATCTTGAAAAGAATCTCTTACATGAACTCAAAACCAAGTTCGGATTGGATACTTTTTCAGATGACACCATGTTCCTCATATTGGAAGTAGAAGAATAA
- a CDS encoding enoyl-CoA hydratase-related protein yields the protein MSFLEIQIKSNYAIVTIKRPEALNALNDVVITEIGQMVDTLESNSQVRGFILTGEGKAFVAGADIAKMKEFNVKEGQAFSELGQTVFRKMELSGLISIAAINGFCLGGGMELAMACDIRYASTAAKLGLPEVTLGLLPGFGGSQRLPRLIGVGRATELILSGDMISSEEGYRLGLVNKVCDPAELLNESEKTITTILSRGPNAIKAAKTAIRQGLETNMERGLEWEKQLFGGRFADKETKEGLSAFLEKRKPNF from the coding sequence TTGTCTTTTTTAGAGATCCAAATCAAATCCAATTATGCCATCGTTACCATCAAACGACCAGAAGCACTCAATGCACTGAATGATGTAGTCATTACAGAAATCGGTCAAATGGTAGATACATTAGAATCCAACTCCCAAGTCAGAGGATTTATTTTAACAGGAGAAGGGAAAGCCTTCGTTGCTGGGGCAGACATTGCCAAGATGAAAGAATTCAATGTAAAAGAAGGGCAAGCATTCTCGGAACTCGGTCAAACTGTTTTCCGTAAAATGGAACTTTCCGGACTCATCTCAATTGCAGCAATTAATGGTTTTTGTCTTGGTGGTGGAATGGAATTAGCAATGGCATGTGACATTCGTTATGCGTCTACTGCGGCAAAATTAGGTCTTCCGGAGGTGACTCTTGGATTATTGCCTGGCTTTGGTGGTTCCCAAAGATTACCTCGGCTCATTGGAGTCGGAAGAGCAACTGAACTGATTCTTTCTGGAGATATGATTTCTTCTGAAGAAGGATATCGGTTAGGTCTTGTGAACAAAGTTTGTGACCCTGCAGAACTCTTAAATGAATCGGAAAAAACGATCACAACAATCCTTTCACGTGGACCTAACGCCATTAAGGCGGCAAAAACGGCAATTCGGCAAGGTTTGGAAACAAACATGGAACGTGGGCTAGAGTGGGAAAAACAATTGTTTGGTGGAAGGTTTGCAGACAAAGAAACCAAAGAAGGTTTATCTGCATTCTTAGAAAAGAGAAAACCTAACTTTTGA
- a CDS encoding DUF192 domain-containing protein: MFTRFCYFVLLLFLLVCKQADSFPSQTNTPEILFGSVADRVLKLEIANTPSTRATGLMYRTKLGEDEGMLFVFPKPDFLSFWMKNTMIPLSIGYFSEDMRLLESFDMKPNQTDEVYNSRKPAMYALEVNQGWFAKHKIGKDAVLTLERKVSARD; this comes from the coding sequence ATGTTTACACGGTTTTGTTACTTCGTCCTTTTACTTTTTCTATTGGTTTGCAAACAAGCGGATTCGTTTCCCTCGCAAACCAATACACCAGAAATCCTTTTTGGAAGTGTAGCTGACCGTGTCTTAAAATTGGAAATTGCAAATACACCTTCCACACGTGCGACGGGACTAATGTACCGTACAAAACTTGGTGAGGACGAAGGTATGTTATTTGTATTTCCCAAACCTGATTTTTTGAGTTTTTGGATGAAAAACACAATGATCCCGTTGTCGATTGGTTATTTTTCAGAAGATATGCGACTTTTAGAATCATTCGATATGAAACCGAACCAAACGGATGAGGTTTATAACTCTAGAAAACCCGCCATGTATGCTCTTGAGGTCAATCAAGGATGGTTTGCCAAACATAAAATTGGTAAGGATGCAGTTCTCACCTTAGAGCGGAAAGTTTCTGCCAGAGATTAA
- a CDS encoding glycogen/starch/alpha-glucan phosphorylase, producing the protein MSEEQKADLASMEKQFAHHLEYTIGKNRYNLKNEDIYKALGHTIRDFLIDRLNFTQERYREHNPKKVFYFSLEFLMGRTLMNALINLGLCETIQEMLHGIGFELSDVLEFETDAGLGNGGLGRLAACFLDSMATLNVPGFGYGIRYDYGIFNQIIANGSQLEMPDHWDADGVPYEVVRSDISFSVGFFGHTETRVSGKGKIQHDWVPDETVLASAHDYPIPGFNTSTVNYLRLWAAKSSEEFNLDYFNHGDYMKAVQDKSISENISKVLYPNDTTEQGKVLRLKQQYFMVCASLQDILLQFREFKYDLKELPNYVAIQLNDTHPSIGIAELMRIFLDNEEMDWEPAWEIVTKVFSYTNHTVLPEALESWRVELFEKLLPRHLEIIYEINHRFLTEVRNRGILSETEIQQVSIIEEGNEKRVRMANLAVIGSYRVNGVAALHSDLIQKTIFQAFTKVFPEKFNNKTNGITPRRWLLQSNPSLANLIAKRIGNEFTTNLYKLKDLENFVNDSDFQNDWKQVKYTAKNELARIIKSETGITIDPKSMIDVQIKRFHEYKRQLLNILRVIALYRRIKENPNTEITPRTVVFGGKAAPGYYMAKLIIKLINNVAWIVNRDKDVAERLKVVFIPNYRVSLAEKIIPGSNLSEQISTAGTEASGTSNMKFMLNGALTIGTLDGANVEILEEVGEENIYIFGLHTEEVYRMKEAGYRPTDYIHKNEDLHRILLMIRENFFSMGEPGVFGPIYDSLFYTDNYLLMADFSSYDQTQNRIAHDFLDEATWTKKSILNVARSGKFSSDRTIREYAKEIWHVPLLDTIPPQTIYKLPQN; encoded by the coding sequence TTGTCCGAAGAACAAAAAGCCGACTTGGCTTCGATGGAAAAACAGTTTGCTCACCACTTAGAATATACCATTGGAAAAAATCGTTACAACTTAAAGAATGAAGATATTTATAAGGCTCTCGGTCATACAATTCGCGATTTCTTAATTGATCGACTTAATTTTACTCAAGAACGTTACAGGGAACACAATCCCAAAAAGGTTTTTTATTTTTCATTAGAGTTTTTAATGGGGCGCACATTAATGAATGCCCTCATCAATCTTGGGTTATGCGAGACCATCCAAGAAATGTTACACGGTATTGGATTTGAACTTTCAGATGTCTTAGAGTTTGAAACTGATGCAGGACTAGGGAACGGAGGGCTTGGAAGACTTGCTGCTTGTTTTTTGGATTCCATGGCAACCTTAAATGTCCCAGGATTTGGATATGGAATTCGTTATGACTATGGAATTTTTAACCAAATCATTGCAAACGGAAGCCAATTAGAAATGCCAGACCACTGGGATGCTGATGGTGTTCCTTACGAAGTGGTAAGATCCGATATTTCCTTTTCGGTCGGTTTTTTTGGACATACAGAAACTAGAGTTTCTGGGAAGGGAAAAATCCAACATGATTGGGTCCCCGATGAAACAGTTTTAGCTTCTGCTCATGATTATCCTATCCCAGGATTTAACACGAGTACGGTGAATTACTTGCGATTATGGGCGGCAAAGTCTTCAGAAGAATTCAATTTGGATTACTTCAATCATGGCGATTATATGAAGGCTGTCCAAGATAAATCCATCTCAGAGAATATATCAAAAGTATTGTATCCTAATGATACCACTGAACAAGGAAAGGTCTTGCGACTCAAACAACAATACTTTATGGTTTGTGCGTCCTTACAAGACATCCTGCTTCAGTTTAGAGAATTTAAATACGACTTAAAGGAACTTCCTAATTACGTTGCAATACAATTGAACGATACACATCCGAGTATAGGTATTGCCGAACTCATGCGAATCTTTTTAGACAATGAAGAAATGGATTGGGAACCAGCTTGGGAGATTGTCACAAAAGTTTTTTCTTATACAAACCATACCGTATTGCCAGAAGCCTTGGAATCTTGGAGAGTTGAATTATTTGAAAAACTCCTCCCAAGACATCTAGAAATCATTTATGAAATCAACCATCGTTTTTTAACAGAGGTTCGAAACAGAGGGATTCTTTCAGAAACAGAAATTCAACAAGTCAGTATCATCGAAGAAGGCAATGAAAAACGGGTTCGCATGGCAAACTTAGCAGTCATAGGGTCCTATCGTGTCAATGGAGTGGCTGCATTACATTCTGACTTAATTCAAAAAACAATCTTCCAAGCATTTACAAAAGTTTTTCCTGAAAAATTTAATAATAAAACCAATGGAATCACTCCCAGACGATGGTTGTTACAATCCAATCCAAGTCTTGCCAATTTAATCGCGAAAAGAATTGGAAATGAATTTACTACCAACTTATACAAGTTAAAGGACTTGGAAAATTTTGTTAATGATTCAGATTTTCAAAATGACTGGAAACAGGTTAAATACACTGCAAAAAATGAACTAGCTCGTATCATCAAAAGTGAAACAGGTATTACCATTGATCCAAAATCGATGATTGATGTGCAAATCAAACGATTTCATGAATACAAACGCCAACTTCTCAATATTTTGAGAGTCATTGCTCTGTATCGTAGGATCAAAGAAAATCCAAATACAGAAATCACTCCCAGAACGGTTGTGTTCGGGGGAAAAGCGGCGCCTGGTTATTACATGGCAAAACTCATCATCAAACTGATCAATAATGTTGCTTGGATTGTAAATCGAGATAAGGACGTCGCAGAACGTTTGAAGGTTGTTTTCATTCCGAATTACAGAGTGAGTCTCGCAGAGAAAATCATTCCTGGTAGTAATTTATCAGAGCAAATTTCCACTGCCGGGACAGAAGCTTCCGGTACAAGTAATATGAAGTTTATGTTAAATGGTGCGTTGACCATTGGAACACTTGACGGTGCAAATGTTGAGATTTTGGAAGAGGTTGGGGAAGAGAATATTTATATCTTTGGATTACACACAGAAGAAGTGTATCGTATGAAAGAGGCAGGGTATCGACCCACCGATTATATTCATAAAAATGAAGACTTACATCGAATCCTTCTCATGATTCGGGAGAATTTTTTCTCCATGGGCGAACCAGGTGTGTTTGGGCCAATATATGATAGTTTGTTCTATACTGACAATTACCTGCTCATGGCAGATTTTTCATCCTATGACCAAACGCAAAACAGGATTGCTCACGACTTTTTAGATGAAGCAACTTGGACCAAAAAATCCATCCTTAACGTCGCTCGTTCTGGAAAATTTTCCTCTGATCGGACAATTCGGGAGTATGCAAAGGAGATTTGGCACGTTCCACTTCTTGACACAATTCCTCCGCAAACTATCTACAAATTGCCACAAAACTGA
- a CDS encoding response regulator: MSKGYIICVDDEVSVLETLAEQLLARFGESHIIETASSAEEALSLIDEIIGSNDIVELIVSDQVMPGMKGDRFLEQVHQRLPDAIKILLTGQAGLDSAIYAINNGGLSRYVEKPWNIEELSKDIKDLLDKFRQNLENQHLIQALNRRILELEGNQPK, encoded by the coding sequence ATGAGTAAAGGTTATATTATTTGTGTCGATGATGAAGTATCAGTGTTGGAAACGCTTGCGGAACAACTTCTGGCTCGATTTGGGGAATCCCACATCATCGAAACAGCCAGCAGTGCCGAAGAAGCACTTTCTCTCATTGATGAAATCATTGGTAGTAACGATATCGTAGAGCTCATCGTTTCCGACCAGGTGATGCCTGGAATGAAAGGAGATCGATTTTTGGAACAGGTGCATCAACGCCTTCCTGATGCGATCAAAATCCTTCTTACGGGACAAGCGGGACTTGATTCGGCAATTTATGCCATCAACAATGGGGGACTCAGTCGGTATGTCGAAAAACCTTGGAACATTGAAGAATTATCCAAAGATATCAAAGATTTACTCGATAAGTTTCGCCAAAATTTGGAAAACCAACACCTCATCCAAGCTCTCAACCGCCGGATTTTGGAACTCGAAGGTAACCAACCGAAATAA
- a CDS encoding HEAT repeat domain-containing protein — MVLSLSPVFGKEKELSSEQIAKKKEVLSKMIRYGTSQERKQALGELVRFPKESASELYVLVGEQLKTEKDMGMKIVLLKTVGDLNLSENHETIISLFEDNNEDVTKQAVTSAKKMKLPEATSPLLEKVKKEDFTKNSNSLALYISALGELPDGKIAAPFLETKFREKFNNADIRGQIALYFGTVLYQESESALLEVAFDDIQPTTLRCYSMNTLGKLKSETAKPKLYELLDSLKKTSGKLDAKKAQSLKIYAIGALVTMGDKEVFQELNEFARDDDSMVRLRAIEFMGNLKDPKALELLEYKRDRDPSPKVQKAAKKAIDMINGKDTSTEEEKPLEEKLEEEPK; from the coding sequence TTGGTTCTTTCTCTTTCACCTGTCTTTGGAAAAGAGAAGGAACTCTCATCTGAACAAATTGCCAAAAAGAAAGAAGTCCTCTCTAAAATGATTCGATATGGCACAAGCCAAGAACGAAAACAAGCATTAGGTGAGTTGGTAAGATTTCCCAAAGAAAGTGCAAGTGAACTTTATGTTTTGGTTGGGGAACAATTAAAAACAGAGAAGGATATGGGAATGAAAATTGTCCTACTGAAAACAGTGGGAGATTTGAATTTGAGTGAAAATCACGAAACCATCATTTCTCTTTTCGAAGATAATAATGAGGATGTGACCAAACAAGCGGTAACTTCTGCTAAAAAAATGAAACTTCCCGAAGCGACAAGTCCACTTTTGGAAAAAGTTAAAAAGGAAGACTTCACAAAAAATTCTAATTCTTTGGCTTTGTACATAAGTGCCTTGGGCGAATTGCCTGATGGTAAAATTGCTGCGCCCTTTTTAGAAACAAAGTTTCGAGAAAAATTTAATAATGCTGATATTCGCGGACAAATTGCACTCTATTTTGGAACGGTCTTATATCAAGAATCGGAATCTGCTCTGCTTGAAGTGGCCTTTGATGATATCCAGCCAACGACCCTTCGTTGTTATTCAATGAATACGCTTGGGAAACTGAAATCCGAAACTGCAAAACCTAAGTTATATGAACTTTTAGATTCTTTAAAGAAAACATCTGGAAAACTAGATGCAAAAAAAGCCCAATCTCTAAAAATTTATGCGATTGGTGCTCTTGTGACGATGGGAGACAAAGAAGTTTTCCAAGAATTAAATGAATTTGCTCGTGATGATGATAGTATGGTGCGACTTCGTGCAATCGAATTTATGGGTAATTTAAAAGACCCAAAAGCATTGGAATTACTGGAATACAAACGAGATAGAGATCCAAGTCCCAAGGTCCAAAAAGCGGCCAAAAAAGCCATTGATATGATCAACGGAAAAGACACTTCCACTGAAGAAGAAAAGCCACTAGAGGAAAAACTAGAAGAAGAACCCAAATGA
- a CDS encoding ABC transporter permease, producing MEKVSILWALVRRDYALQYAGSFLGISWMFLQNLVLISLYALVFLVLNLKNPSTQEDFTAYLLTGLLFWIPIQELLVRGTGILTDNRSLLKRSSLGIDLFLWIPYVQFLIHSLVTSIPVFLYLGYSGKLNLTGITFGYMVLIVSGLYLMLLLHYLSRLNILLKDISPLIRLVSQLIFWGIPVLYYPTGYLKQWNEWNPFTIPLDIFRTTVINGFQAQFDWIHLLPFLFFFFLVYLLAKRKFQSVILDHL from the coding sequence ATGGAGAAAGTATCCATACTTTGGGCTCTCGTTCGGCGCGACTATGCTCTGCAATATGCAGGATCCTTTTTGGGAATTTCCTGGATGTTTTTACAGAACTTAGTGCTCATAAGCTTGTACGCTCTCGTTTTCTTAGTCCTCAATCTGAAAAACCCATCCACACAAGAAGATTTCACTGCTTATCTGTTGACTGGACTTTTATTTTGGATTCCCATCCAGGAGTTATTGGTCAGGGGAACAGGGATTCTCACTGACAATCGGTCCTTATTAAAACGCTCAAGCCTTGGGATTGATCTTTTTTTATGGATCCCCTATGTTCAGTTTCTCATCCATAGCCTTGTCACCTCTATCCCAGTATTCCTTTACTTGGGTTACTCTGGAAAATTAAACCTAACAGGGATTACATTTGGATACATGGTGCTTATTGTATCTGGTTTGTATCTCATGTTACTTTTACATTATCTCTCACGGTTAAACATTCTATTGAAGGACATCTCACCTCTTATCCGTTTGGTGAGTCAGCTAATCTTTTGGGGGATTCCTGTTTTATATTATCCCACAGGGTATCTTAAACAATGGAACGAATGGAATCCATTTACCATTCCTTTAGATATTTTTCGCACAACAGTGATTAATGGATTCCAGGCACAATTTGATTGGATTCATTTGCTTCCGTTTCTCTTTTTCTTTTTTTTAGTGTATTTACTTGCGAAAAGAAAATTTCAATCTGTGATATTGGATCATCTTTAA